Proteins encoded by one window of Deltaproteobacteria bacterium:
- the nifS gene encoding cysteine desulfurase NifS, whose amino-acid sequence MNRIYFDHNATTPVPEEVFEAMVPFLKEQWGNPSSIHWAGRGTRKAVEDARDKVCALLNCGNTELIFTSSGTEGDNHAIKGLAYAKKDKGNHIITTNVEHPAVLNTCKHLQKEGFEVTYLGVDKDGLLSLEELKAAITPKTILISVMFANNETGVLFPMKEIGAIAKEKGIAFHTDAVQAAGKTRIDVKDINCDLLTISGHKLYGPKGIGALFVKRGVRLVPLIHGGHHERNRRGGTENVAGIVGMGKAAEIALRDMDKEIEHLKALRDRLEKGMAGRVQHIKVNGHPDKRLPNTSNISFEFVEGESLLLNLDMKGIAASSGSACTSGSLEPSHVLIAMGLTHELSHGSVRFSLGKSNTAEEIDFLLETMPPIVERMRAMSPLYAAAK is encoded by the coding sequence TTGAACCGGATATACTTTGACCACAACGCGACGACTCCTGTGCCCGAAGAGGTATTCGAGGCCATGGTCCCGTTTCTTAAAGAGCAGTGGGGGAACCCCTCATCCATACACTGGGCAGGCCGCGGCACGAGGAAAGCGGTCGAGGACGCACGGGATAAGGTCTGCGCACTCCTTAACTGCGGGAATACCGAGCTCATCTTCACAAGCTCAGGCACCGAAGGCGATAACCATGCGATAAAGGGCCTCGCCTACGCGAAAAAAGACAAGGGCAACCACATCATAACGACGAACGTCGAGCACCCGGCAGTGTTGAATACCTGCAAGCACCTCCAGAAAGAGGGCTTCGAGGTGACATATCTCGGGGTTGATAAAGACGGCCTCTTGAGCCTCGAAGAGCTTAAGGCCGCCATAACCCCCAAGACCATACTCATATCCGTCATGTTCGCCAATAACGAGACAGGCGTTCTCTTCCCCATGAAGGAGATCGGCGCGATAGCGAAGGAAAAGGGCATAGCCTTCCACACGGACGCTGTCCAGGCAGCCGGAAAGACCAGAATAGACGTAAAGGACATAAACTGCGACCTCCTTACCATATCCGGGCACAAGCTCTACGGCCCAAAGGGCATAGGCGCGCTCTTCGTTAAAAGGGGCGTGCGGCTCGTGCCCCTCATCCACGGCGGCCACCACGAGAGGAACAGGCGCGGCGGCACCGAGAACGTGGCCGGCATAGTCGGCATGGGCAAGGCCGCGGAGATAGCCCTCCGCGACATGGACAAGGAGATAGAGCACCTTAAAGCCTTGAGGGACAGGCTTGAGAAGGGCATGGCCGGGAGGGTCCAGCACATAAAGGTGAACGGGCACCCGGATAAAAGGCTCCCCAACACGTCGAACATAAGCTTCGAGTTCGTGGAGGGCGAATCGCTCCTCCTTAACCTCGACATGAAGGGCATAGCGGCCTCAAGCGGCTCTGCCTGCACCTCGGGGAGCCTTGAGCCATCGCATGTGCTGATCGCCATGGGCCTGACCCACGAGCTTTCGCACGGCTCGGTACGGTTCAGCCTGGGTAAATCGAACACCGCAGAGGAGATTGATTTCCTCCTCGAGACCATGCCGCCCATAGTCGAGCGGATGCGGGCCATGTCGCCGCTGTATGCCGCGGCAAAGTAG
- the nifU gene encoding Fe-S cluster assembly scaffold protein NifU, which translates to MYSEKVMDHFSNPRNVGEIEDANGTGTVGNPACGDIMKLSIKVENDVITDVKFKTFGCGAAIATSSMVTELVKGKGLNEAEQISNSTVAEALDGLPPVKMHCSNLAADALHAAIEDYKKKLAGTAK; encoded by the coding sequence ATGTACAGCGAAAAGGTGATGGACCACTTCTCGAACCCGAGGAACGTGGGCGAGATCGAGGACGCGAACGGCACGGGCACGGTCGGCAACCCGGCGTGCGGCGACATAATGAAGCTCAGCATCAAGGTCGAGAACGACGTGATTACGGACGTCAAGTTCAAGACCTTCGGCTGCGGCGCGGCCATAGCCACAAGCTCGATGGTGACGGAGCTTGTTAAGGGCAAGGGGCTTAACGAGGCCGAGCAGATATCGAACAGCACGGTGGCCGAGGCCCTCGACGGCCTTCCGCCCGTAAAGATGCACTGCTCGAACCTCGCGGCAGACGCCCTCCACGCGGCTATCGAGGACTACAAGAAGAAACTCGCCGGGACCGCGAAGTAG
- a CDS encoding pentapeptide repeat-containing protein encodes MGEDGLSDERIACSGRFVNGLCGGQNVRYKKDKELVGGAHPTRLLNQGKQMRQQRLTQSIGYAWSRLKAFKNAVFHIHMYPHILIIIAIFICFFLDIFPSKAAILLSVFVYFSYYYFSKIFPNIINIGAAAPEERPKLWINIAKLFIQSFLIVSILAGILATIRTIENNRATLENDRMDRVTERFFKAVDALSNEDNYGTKRMSGIFTLQQIATSDKDFKMPVIWVLTNFINERCPWPEQHDTKPDCIKLKRNRTISDIQAVLNALNDIKKHYKKVEKKDKIDVLLWNTDLSGSFFEYHQLEHVRFSGSNLTGSKMKKAILNGATFGHYKRAGGKILEPAILKGVDLEGAELVGAQLEGVDLEGARLEGVDLSQTIGLKPDQLGKSCIDAKTIFPEGAEFEKVKKKRIEELKKEKDKKENEKECPSKKS; translated from the coding sequence TTGGGGGAGGATGGGTTATCGGATGAAAGGATTGCCTGTTCAGGCCGATTTGTAAATGGCTTGTGTGGTGGACAAAATGTGCGGTATAAGAAAGATAAAGAATTGGTGGGCGGAGCCCACCCTACAAGACTATTGAACCAAGGAAAACAAATGCGCCAGCAAAGATTGACACAGTCTATCGGGTACGCATGGTCCCGACTTAAAGCTTTTAAAAATGCAGTTTTTCACATTCACATGTATCCTCATATTTTAATTATCATTGCTATCTTTATTTGCTTTTTCTTAGATATTTTCCCGTCGAAAGCTGCCATTCTTCTGAGTGTTTTTGTCTATTTTTCATACTATTATTTTTCGAAAATTTTTCCAAATATTATTAACATTGGAGCAGCTGCGCCTGAAGAGAGGCCAAAGCTTTGGATTAATATTGCAAAACTTTTCATTCAATCGTTCCTAATCGTATCTATACTTGCCGGAATCCTTGCAACAATCAGAACAATAGAAAATAATCGAGCAACGCTTGAAAACGATAGAATGGACCGCGTAACGGAAAGATTCTTCAAAGCGGTTGATGCCCTGTCCAATGAGGATAATTACGGTACTAAGCGAATGAGCGGCATATTTACTCTTCAGCAGATTGCGACCAGTGATAAAGATTTCAAAATGCCGGTTATATGGGTATTGACTAACTTCATAAATGAACGATGTCCCTGGCCAGAGCAACACGACACAAAACCTGATTGCATAAAGCTAAAAAGAAATAGGACGATATCGGATATTCAGGCTGTCCTCAACGCACTTAATGACATTAAAAAGCATTATAAAAAAGTAGAAAAAAAAGACAAAATTGACGTGCTATTATGGAATACTGACCTAAGCGGGTCATTTTTTGAATACCACCAATTAGAGCATGTAAGATTCAGCGGCTCCAACCTGACGGGATCGAAGATGAAAAAAGCCATATTAAATGGCGCTACTTTCGGCCATTATAAACGAGCCGGAGGTAAGATACTGGAACCCGCGATACTAAAAGGAGTTGATCTGGAAGGTGCTGAACTTGTTGGGGCGCAATTGGAAGGCGTTGATTTAGAAGGTGCAAGATTGGAAGGCGTTGACCTAAGCCAGACGATTGGCCTTAAACCGGATCAGCTTGGAAAATCTTGTATAGATGCTAAAACGATTTTTCCGGAAGGTGCCGAATTTGAAAAAGTGAAAAAGAAGAGAATCGAAGAACTGAAAAAGGAAAAAGATAAGAAAGAAAACGAGAAAGAATGTCCGTCAAAAAAATCTTAG
- the mnmA gene encoding tRNA 2-thiouridine(34) synthase MnmA: MSRKKAVVAMSGGVDSSTALALLKEQGYECIGVSMQLWDYSRKELENEAGSGATSGSCCSLDDIHDARRVADSLGVPFYVVNVEEAFSREVVDYFVSSYTSGSTPNPCIKCNQVLKFEVLLKKAIGLEADYLATGHYARIESAPWGMRLLKGVDHSKDQSYFLFTMTQAQLGRILFPLGNLTKPEVRELARSLSVRTSEKAESQEICFVEEPSYAEFLSARVPNAPGDIIDIEGRVLGRHKGLFNYTIGQRKGLNLSGGPFYVLDIVVPSNRVVVGSAERLFSDGLIAVDVNWINPESMEKARDGKLIAAAKIRYRHEEAPCMVKALPDGSIEVVFEKPQKAITPGQGVVIYDGDEVLGGGWIREAIK, encoded by the coding sequence ATGTCCCGAAAGAAGGCGGTAGTCGCCATGAGCGGCGGTGTCGATTCATCCACAGCCCTTGCTCTCCTTAAGGAGCAGGGCTATGAATGCATCGGCGTCTCGATGCAGCTCTGGGACTACTCCAGAAAAGAACTCGAAAACGAGGCAGGGAGCGGCGCAACCTCCGGAAGCTGCTGCTCCCTCGACGACATCCACGACGCGAGGCGCGTGGCCGACAGCCTCGGCGTGCCCTTTTACGTCGTTAACGTGGAAGAGGCCTTCTCGCGCGAGGTCGTCGATTACTTCGTCTCCTCCTACACCAGCGGCTCCACCCCAAACCCCTGCATAAAGTGCAACCAGGTCCTGAAGTTCGAGGTGCTCCTTAAAAAAGCCATCGGACTTGAGGCGGACTATCTCGCGACAGGCCACTACGCCCGGATAGAGAGCGCGCCCTGGGGCATGCGCCTCCTGAAGGGCGTTGACCATTCCAAAGACCAGAGCTATTTCCTGTTTACCATGACTCAGGCCCAGCTCGGGCGCATACTTTTTCCTCTTGGGAATTTAACCAAGCCGGAAGTAAGGGAGCTTGCGCGCTCGCTTTCCGTAAGGACTTCCGAAAAGGCCGAGAGCCAGGAGATATGCTTTGTCGAGGAGCCGAGCTACGCGGAGTTTCTTTCAGCGCGCGTTCCGAACGCGCCCGGAGATATCATAGATATCGAAGGCCGGGTGCTTGGCCGCCACAAGGGGCTATTCAATTACACCATCGGCCAGAGAAAGGGGCTTAACCTTTCGGGAGGCCCTTTTTATGTGCTGGATATCGTCGTTCCCTCGAACAGGGTCGTTGTGGGAAGCGCTGAAAGGCTATTTTCCGACGGACTTATTGCGGTTGACGTGAACTGGATAAACCCTGAGTCGATGGAGAAGGCAAGAGATGGCAAACTGATCGCCGCCGCCAAAATCCGTTACCGCCACGAGGAAGCGCCGTGCATGGTGAAGGCCCTTCCTGACGGATCAATAGAGGTCGTTTTCGAGAAGCCCCAGAAGGCAATCACACCCGGACAGGGTGTAGTCATTTACGACGGTGACGAGGTGCTCGGCGGCGGATGGATACGGGAGGCGATAAAGTGA
- the mtaB gene encoding tRNA (N(6)-L-threonylcarbamoyladenosine(37)-C(2))-methylthiotransferase MtaB, whose protein sequence is MSVRKVAITTLGCKSNQYDSSALEDALRAASFEVAPFSGPADAYIINTCTVTGRTDTQSRQVIRRARKENPEALVVVTGCYAQVSPEEVKSLGVDFVVGNPEKERIVEYLLGGRRQGITEDLGEWQEGTPWTLRARSSSGRTRANMKIQEGCGRACSYCIIPRARGLSKSLPLNEIEREFDSLAEAGYKEIVLTGIHLGAWGADLSPSTDITTLLELIEKKDYPCRFRLSSLDPDEVTERLIEILKDSKNICNHVHLCLQSGDNNIIKRMRRPYTRELFADKVEKLVALIPEISVGVDVIVGFPGEGEAEFENTFSLLSGLPIAYLHVFPFSKRRGTPAADFKDQVEHHIIKERCSRLQELDWAKRDAFHKNFIGKTASVLVEGGRDRRSGLLTGRARNYIRVFLDGDDSMKRRLIITELLAVAHGGMKGRLAER, encoded by the coding sequence GTGAGCGTGAGGAAAGTCGCCATAACGACCCTCGGCTGCAAGTCCAATCAGTACGACTCCTCCGCGCTTGAGGACGCGCTCCGCGCCGCGTCATTCGAGGTCGCGCCGTTTTCCGGCCCTGCCGATGCATATATCATAAACACCTGCACGGTCACGGGCAGGACCGATACACAATCGCGCCAGGTAATAAGGAGGGCGCGGAAGGAGAACCCCGAGGCATTGGTCGTCGTCACGGGCTGCTACGCGCAGGTCTCGCCTGAAGAAGTAAAATCCCTCGGCGTTGATTTCGTGGTGGGGAACCCCGAGAAGGAAAGGATAGTGGAATACCTTCTCGGAGGAAGGCGGCAGGGGATTACAGAAGACCTTGGCGAATGGCAGGAGGGCACGCCGTGGACCCTCCGGGCCCGCTCGTCATCGGGCCGCACCAGGGCAAACATGAAGATTCAGGAAGGCTGCGGCAGGGCCTGCTCCTACTGCATAATACCCAGGGCAAGGGGCCTCTCAAAGAGCCTGCCTTTAAATGAAATCGAGCGCGAGTTCGATTCCCTCGCGGAGGCCGGATACAAAGAGATAGTGCTCACGGGCATACACCTCGGCGCATGGGGCGCGGACCTCTCGCCTTCAACAGACATTACAACGCTGCTTGAGCTTATCGAAAAAAAGGACTACCCCTGCAGGTTCAGGCTTAGCTCGCTCGACCCGGACGAGGTGACGGAGAGGCTCATCGAGATATTGAAAGACTCTAAAAATATCTGCAACCATGTGCACCTCTGTTTGCAGAGCGGCGATAATAACATTATAAAGCGGATGAGAAGGCCGTACACGAGGGAACTATTCGCGGATAAGGTCGAGAAGCTTGTCGCATTAATCCCTGAGATCTCGGTCGGAGTCGATGTGATAGTCGGCTTCCCGGGCGAGGGAGAGGCCGAATTCGAAAATACGTTCTCATTACTTTCCGGCCTGCCGATAGCCTACCTCCACGTATTCCCGTTTTCAAAGCGTCGCGGCACGCCTGCCGCGGATTTCAAAGACCAGGTCGAGCACCATATTATAAAAGAGCGCTGTTCGAGGCTCCAGGAGCTTGACTGGGCCAAGAGGGACGCCTTTCATAAAAATTTCATCGGAAAGACGGCGAGCGTCCTGGTCGAGGGCGGCCGGGACAGGCGCTCAGGGCTTCTCACAGGGAGGGCGCGGAACTATATACGGGTATTCCTCGATGGCGATGACAGCATGAAGAGAAGGCTTATAATAACAGAGCTTCTGGCCGTTGCGCATGGCGGCATGAAAGGCAGGCTCGCGGAGCGGTAA
- the rnc gene encoding ribonuclease III: MKDVNSFESFLATLPFSFTDPDLMRKVFVHRSYLNEKEGAGLKSNERLEFLGDAILSNIISHMLFRKFPDIHEGELTRMRAKLVNGQALALLAKELSLDKYLLLGKGERGSGGVDNPSILAGVFEAFIAAVYFHHGFQKTFEYIESLFSPLLQEALETPGHFDFKPKLQELSQRLFKEAPVYLLKGEKGPPHKKTFEVEVMVNGRVLGSGSACRKKDAEQAAAGEALKNMTERFTEFFPERMPDGVLHGA; this comes from the coding sequence TTGAAAGACGTTAATTCTTTTGAGTCCTTTCTCGCGACCCTTCCTTTCAGCTTCACGGACCCGGACCTCATGAGGAAGGTCTTCGTCCACAGGTCCTATCTCAATGAAAAAGAAGGAGCGGGCCTTAAGTCCAACGAGCGGCTCGAGTTCCTCGGCGACGCCATACTCTCGAACATCATAAGCCACATGCTCTTCAGAAAGTTCCCGGACATACACGAGGGCGAGCTTACGAGGATGAGGGCCAAGCTCGTGAACGGGCAGGCACTGGCCCTGCTCGCAAAGGAGCTTTCGCTCGATAAATACCTCCTCCTCGGCAAGGGCGAGCGCGGTAGCGGCGGGGTGGATAACCCCTCCATTCTCGCCGGGGTCTTCGAGGCCTTCATAGCCGCCGTTTACTTCCACCACGGTTTCCAGAAGACCTTTGAATATATCGAGAGCCTTTTCTCGCCGCTTCTGCAGGAGGCGCTCGAAACGCCCGGGCACTTCGACTTCAAGCCGAAACTGCAGGAGCTCTCGCAGAGGCTCTTCAAGGAGGCCCCGGTCTATTTGTTGAAGGGCGAAAAAGGCCCGCCGCACAAGAAGACCTTCGAGGTGGAGGTCATGGTCAATGGAAGGGTGCTCGGCTCAGGCTCGGCATGCAGGAAGAAAGATGCCGAGCAGGCCGCAGCAGGGGAGGCGCTCAAGAACATGACCGAGCGCTTTACCGAGTTCTTTCCTGAAAGGATGCCCGACGGGGTCCTGCATGGCGCATAA
- a CDS encoding radical SAM protein, producing MAHKQLIIPIFIPFGGCPHQCVFCDQKGISAVKALPEPAEAAKQIELYLSTWKGKGAKEAAFYGGSFTGLPEKTQKDYLEAALPFIKEGRLDSIRVSTRPDYIDAQRTAFLLDHGVRTVELGVQSMDPKVLTLSGRGHGPEATLSAVAALREAGLKVGLQFMPGLPGDTIETILDTTRQIIALKPDFVRVYPSLVLKGTALHRMYLGGLYNPWSLEDMTEACVQVKRLLDEAGVPVIRMGLQPGKELEESIAAGPYHPSFRQLVEAII from the coding sequence ATGGCGCATAAGCAGCTCATAATCCCCATATTCATACCCTTCGGCGGTTGCCCCCACCAGTGCGTATTCTGTGACCAGAAGGGCATATCCGCGGTAAAGGCGCTGCCCGAGCCAGCGGAAGCGGCAAAGCAAATCGAACTTTATCTTTCCACCTGGAAGGGCAAGGGCGCGAAAGAGGCCGCGTTCTACGGCGGGAGTTTCACCGGTCTCCCGGAAAAGACCCAGAAAGACTATCTCGAAGCGGCGCTCCCATTTATAAAGGAAGGGCGGCTCGATTCCATAAGGGTATCGACCAGGCCCGACTATATCGACGCCCAAAGGACGGCTTTCCTTTTAGACCACGGTGTAAGGACCGTAGAGCTCGGGGTGCAGTCAATGGACCCGAAGGTGCTTACGCTCTCCGGAAGGGGGCACGGCCCCGAGGCGACCCTATCGGCTGTGGCCGCGCTCAGGGAGGCTGGGCTTAAGGTAGGCCTTCAGTTCATGCCCGGGCTTCCCGGCGACACCATCGAGACCATCCTCGACACCACCCGACAGATAATCGCTCTCAAGCCTGATTTCGTAAGGGTCTATCCCTCCCTTGTCCTCAAAGGCACGGCCCTCCACAGGATGTATTTAGGCGGGCTCTATAATCCCTGGAGCCTCGAAGACATGACAGAGGCTTGCGTGCAGGTCAAGCGGCTCCTTGATGAGGCCGGAGTGCCGGTCATCCGCATGGGCCTCCAGCCCGGAAAAGAGCTCGAGGAATCCATAGCCGCCGGTCCGTACCACCCTTCCTTCAGGCAGCTGGTCGAGGCAATCATCTGA
- the mfd gene encoding transcription-repair coupling factor codes for MSTREKTYSIKDALRDAFQLGPGRRTSISGLYGSSRTYLLSALFRELGRPLLAVTDGPESAESFAGDLRFFLGEEDVLLYPAPEVLPFEPQPAHQDIQARRMEALFRLVSGKPFVLVTPASNLMQKVTPRSDLSRKSISIRKGEEMDRDALTLGLTEAGYSRMSMVEERGEISVRGGILDIFPPMYDFPVRIEFFGDEVESIRTFDPATQRSLKELEEALIVPARETASRRSSRLDARERLIERAEELDISRERWEPLSDRLREGSLAGLDFLLPLFHERLDTLFDYLKPDTLTALIEPELVSGGLKAFGDEVDEAARRLLARKEFFTEPSASYLKAEEALDSLYKFALLEIESFRSGGREIYAESNIDIRQEISSRKGEELLKPLVDRISGWTESGSRVFITAHNRGQAERTGELLEGYGLKPAFTKGVEVAAIEGAGLYVATGSLSTGFRLPSEGLVIVSEEEVFGERVKKRGPPSRRLEAFLTQLQDLSAGDFIVHKQHGIGLYRGLNKLTIDGLENEFLLLEYRGGDRLYLPVWRMDLVTKYHGVEGSSPELDKLGGPGWERSKKKVKQAVEKLAGELLKLYAERAAAEGFAFSPPDRLFHEFEAGFEYEETPDQDRAIEETLKDMQEPRPMDRLVCGDVGYGKTEVAIRAAFKAVLDKKQVAVLVPTTVLAEQHHRTFSNRLAPYPVTVEVLSRFRSKAEQKEIVKKLAEGKVDIIIGTHRLLQADIEFKDLGLIVIDEEHRFGVAHKEKLKKLRARVDVLTLTATPIPRTLHMSLASIRELSIINTPPEDRLAIRTHVVRHDEEVIREAIERELSRGGQVFFVHNRIQSIGLIEEMLRRIVPHARVAVAHGQMKEGELEKKMLGFVAKESDILLSTSIIESGLDIPTANTIIINRADRFGLAELYQLRGRVGRSKHRAYAYFICPSIAELTGDARKRIEVIQELSEPGSGFRVATYDLEIRGAGELLGTAQSGNIAAVGFDMYTQLLEEAVREIKGERVEEEVEPEINLRVSQYIPEDYVPDTRQRLNLYKRFSSISSEYDISALTEELEDRYGEVPALTRNLFSTASLKIMLKALNARELTQKGTRLYLSFESAEGKLPPEGAVKKATELARKEPKRHRVTPEGRFITFMKEDESPLETARYVLKELLKG; via the coding sequence ATGTCCACCAGAGAAAAGACCTATTCCATAAAAGACGCCCTTAGGGACGCCTTCCAGCTCGGGCCCGGCAGAAGGACGTCCATATCCGGCCTTTACGGCTCATCCAGGACGTATCTTCTTTCCGCGCTCTTCCGCGAGCTTGGAAGGCCGCTACTGGCCGTGACCGACGGGCCGGAGAGCGCCGAATCCTTTGCAGGCGACCTCCGGTTTTTCCTGGGCGAGGAAGACGTGCTCCTCTACCCGGCCCCGGAGGTGCTCCCTTTCGAGCCCCAGCCCGCTCACCAGGACATACAGGCCCGGAGGATGGAGGCCCTCTTCAGGCTCGTTTCCGGCAAGCCCTTTGTCCTGGTTACCCCGGCATCCAATCTCATGCAGAAGGTCACGCCCAGAAGCGACCTCTCCCGGAAGTCCATTTCAATAAGGAAAGGCGAGGAAATGGACAGGGACGCGCTCACGCTTGGCCTCACTGAGGCCGGGTATTCCCGGATGAGCATGGTAGAGGAGCGGGGCGAGATATCGGTAAGGGGCGGCATACTCGACATATTCCCGCCAATGTACGACTTCCCCGTCCGGATAGAGTTCTTCGGGGACGAGGTCGAATCCATAAGGACATTCGACCCCGCGACGCAGAGGTCGCTTAAGGAGCTCGAAGAGGCGCTCATAGTGCCTGCAAGGGAGACGGCCTCCCGGAGGTCTTCGAGGCTCGATGCCCGCGAAAGGCTCATAGAAAGGGCGGAGGAGCTGGACATATCGCGCGAGAGGTGGGAACCGCTCTCGGACAGGCTACGCGAGGGTTCGCTCGCTGGTCTCGACTTCCTCCTCCCCCTATTCCATGAGCGGCTCGATACGCTCTTCGATTATCTCAAGCCCGACACCTTGACCGCGCTTATCGAGCCCGAGCTCGTAAGCGGCGGCCTCAAGGCGTTCGGGGACGAGGTGGACGAGGCGGCCCGCCGCCTTCTCGCCCGGAAGGAGTTCTTTACCGAGCCTTCGGCGAGCTATCTAAAGGCTGAGGAGGCCCTGGATAGCCTTTATAAATTCGCGCTCCTTGAGATCGAATCCTTCCGTAGCGGCGGCCGCGAGATATACGCTGAATCCAACATCGACATACGGCAGGAGATATCGTCGAGAAAGGGCGAGGAGCTATTAAAGCCGCTCGTCGACAGGATATCCGGGTGGACCGAGTCCGGGAGCAGGGTCTTCATAACCGCGCACAACAGGGGACAGGCCGAGAGGACAGGGGAGCTACTCGAAGGATATGGTCTCAAGCCCGCGTTCACGAAAGGCGTTGAAGTAGCTGCCATTGAGGGCGCGGGCCTTTATGTGGCGACCGGCTCCCTCTCGACCGGTTTCAGACTCCCTTCCGAGGGGCTTGTAATAGTATCCGAGGAGGAGGTCTTCGGGGAGAGGGTAAAGAAACGGGGCCCGCCATCGAGGCGGTTAGAAGCCTTTCTTACTCAGTTGCAGGACCTCTCCGCAGGAGACTTCATAGTCCACAAGCAGCACGGCATCGGCCTATACAGGGGGCTTAATAAGCTCACAATTGACGGACTGGAAAACGAGTTCCTGCTCCTAGAGTACAGGGGCGGCGACAGGCTCTATCTCCCGGTCTGGAGGATGGACCTCGTAACCAAGTACCACGGCGTCGAGGGGAGTTCTCCGGAGCTCGATAAGCTAGGCGGCCCGGGATGGGAAAGGTCCAAGAAAAAGGTCAAGCAGGCTGTCGAGAAGCTAGCGGGAGAGCTCCTTAAGCTCTACGCCGAAAGGGCGGCCGCGGAGGGCTTCGCATTCTCGCCTCCTGACAGGCTCTTCCACGAGTTCGAGGCAGGTTTCGAGTACGAGGAAACACCCGACCAGGACAGGGCCATAGAGGAAACGCTTAAGGACATGCAGGAGCCCCGGCCGATGGACAGGCTGGTCTGCGGGGACGTCGGTTACGGGAAGACCGAGGTCGCCATAAGGGCCGCGTTCAAGGCCGTGCTCGATAAGAAGCAGGTGGCCGTGCTCGTGCCCACTACCGTCCTTGCCGAGCAGCACCACAGGACCTTCTCGAACAGGCTCGCGCCGTACCCGGTCACCGTGGAAGTCCTCTCCCGGTTCAGGTCAAAAGCGGAGCAGAAGGAAATAGTAAAGAAGCTTGCGGAAGGCAAGGTGGATATCATAATCGGCACCCACAGGCTCCTCCAGGCCGATATAGAGTTCAAGGACCTGGGCTTGATAGTAATAGACGAGGAGCACAGGTTCGGGGTCGCGCACAAGGAAAAACTCAAGAAGCTACGGGCCAGGGTCGATGTGCTTACGCTTACGGCAACGCCCATACCGAGGACGCTTCACATGTCGCTCGCCTCGATAAGGGAGCTCTCGATAATAAACACGCCCCCTGAGGACAGGCTCGCCATAAGGACCCATGTCGTACGGCACGACGAAGAGGTCATCCGCGAGGCCATAGAGAGGGAGCTTTCAAGGGGCGGCCAGGTATTTTTCGTCCACAACAGGATACAGTCCATAGGGCTTATCGAGGAGATGCTCCGTAGAATAGTGCCCCACGCGAGGGTGGCGGTAGCGCACGGCCAGATGAAGGAAGGGGAGCTTGAGAAGAAGATGCTCGGGTTCGTTGCCAAGGAGTCCGATATACTCCTCTCGACCTCCATAATCGAGTCGGGCCTCGATATACCGACCGCCAACACGATAATCATAAACAGGGCGGACAGGTTCGGCCTCGCCGAGCTCTATCAATTGCGGGGCAGGGTCGGAAGGAGCAAGCACCGGGCCTATGCCTATTTCATATGCCCGTCCATCGCCGAGCTCACTGGCGACGCCCGGAAAAGGATAGAGGTCATACAGGAGCTCTCGGAGCCGGGCTCGGGCTTCAGGGTGGCCACCTACGACCTTGAAATACGCGGGGCAGGGGAGCTTCTGGGCACGGCCCAGTCCGGCAATATCGCCGCGGTCGGCTTCGACATGTACACGCAGCTCCTTGAAGAGGCCGTCCGCGAGATAAAGGGCGAGAGGGTTGAAGAGGAGGTCGAGCCGGAAATAAACCTCCGCGTCTCGCAATACATACCCGAGGACTACGTGCCTGATACGAGGCAGAGGCTCAACCTCTACAAGCGGTTCTCTTCCATCTCTTCGGAGTACGACATATCCGCCCTGACCGAGGAACTGGAGGACAGGTACGGCGAGGTCCCGGCGCTTACGCGTAACCTCTTCTCGACCGCTTCGTTGAAGATCATGCTCAAGGCCCTCAACGCCCGCGAGCTCACGCAAAAGGGCACGAGGCTCTATCTCTCGTTCGAGAGCGCGGAAGGGAAACTCCCGCCAGAGGGGGCTGTAAAAAAAGCGACGGAGCTTGCGAGGAAAGAGCCGAAAAGGCACAGGGTCACTCCGGAGGGGAGGTTCATAACCTTCATGAAAGAGGACGAATCCCCGCTCGAGACGGCCAGATATGTATTGAAAGAGCTTCTTAAGGGGTGA